In Streptomyces sp. ML-6, one DNA window encodes the following:
- a CDS encoding helix-turn-helix domain-containing protein, with amino-acid sequence MNTTAAAETAKVTVATIRDWARRGIIAATKTAGRWVIDAASLARRIEIGARRTARKAKKVVLTADNIKAIGGNEWIRGGYHRIYLNDWHQYAGIEVTRYNTGNISSASLGGRGIANGRAYGLINAVSKVYFDVTDGHLYVQHHGADAYEIRYLNGERNQVNLVARISAGVRAAVAAL; translated from the coding sequence ATGAACACCACCGCCGCCGCCGAGACCGCCAAGGTCACCGTCGCCACCATCCGCGACTGGGCCCGCCGCGGCATCATCGCCGCGACCAAGACCGCCGGCCGGTGGGTCATCGACGCCGCCTCCCTCGCCCGCCGCATCGAGATCGGCGCCCGCCGCACCGCCCGCAAGGCCAAGAAGGTCGTCCTCACCGCCGACAACATCAAGGCCATCGGCGGCAACGAGTGGATCCGCGGCGGCTACCACCGGATCTACCTCAACGACTGGCACCAGTACGCCGGCATCGAGGTCACCCGGTACAACACCGGCAACATCTCCTCCGCCTCTCTCGGCGGCCGCGGCATCGCCAACGGCCGGGCCTACGGCCTTATCAACGCCGTCAGCAAGGTCTACTTCGACGTCACCGACGGCCACCTGTACGTCCAGCACCACGGTGCTGACGCCTACGAGATCCGCTACCTGAACGGCGAGCGCAACCAGGTCAACCTCGTCGCCCGGATCTCCGCCGGCGTCCGCGCCGCCGTCGCCGCCCTCTGA
- a CDS encoding helix-turn-helix transcriptional regulator, which translates to MTAVTRVGPLPVGGGPAVSLTDHELRVLELVAHGHTHEDIARQLFTTPKGITPTVNRAVKKLGAANAPHAVLLACRAGLLDGRPRRHGDHAGFAAHQYRGEEPCEACWAGERAYRAERRAARKSAKVRAA; encoded by the coding sequence GTGACCGCCGTGACTCGTGTGGGCCCGTTGCCGGTCGGTGGCGGGCCCGCGGTCTCTCTCACCGACCACGAACTGCGCGTCCTCGAGCTCGTCGCCCACGGCCACACCCACGAAGACATCGCCCGCCAGCTGTTCACCACGCCGAAGGGCATCACCCCGACGGTGAACCGGGCGGTGAAGAAGCTCGGCGCGGCGAACGCCCCGCATGCCGTGCTGCTCGCTTGCCGGGCCGGGCTATTGGACGGCCGTCCGCGCCGTCACGGGGACCATGCGGGGTTCGCTGCGCACCAGTACCGGGGCGAGGAGCCGTGCGAGGCGTGCTGGGCGGGGGAGCGAGCGTACCGGGCTGAGCGCAGGGCTGCCCGCAAGTCCGCCAAGGTGCGCGCAGCGTGA
- a CDS encoding nuclease-related domain-containing protein → MRQADARAGRWVHGAVGEAATARLLRRLDGRWWWVRRVLRRPIWRVRHDLRLAGRRFNVDHILVSPCGTAVVVLDTKNWHRGRPTGLVGGRVCCGAEDRHDQVVKVSGYAQAVGKVLPGVLVLPLLVVHGSPVAGGGFEAPVPGGTVWVLGTELLVPRLASAVRGARDPRRAAQLVQRVDSVLRPYTEQP, encoded by the coding sequence ATGCGGCAGGCGGACGCCCGTGCGGGCCGGTGGGTGCACGGCGCTGTTGGGGAGGCGGCCACGGCCCGCCTGCTGCGTCGGCTCGACGGCCGCTGGTGGTGGGTGCGACGTGTGCTGCGCCGCCCGATCTGGCGCGTACGGCACGACCTCCGATTAGCCGGGCGCCGGTTCAACGTCGACCACATCCTGGTGTCGCCGTGCGGGACAGCGGTGGTGGTGCTGGACACGAAGAACTGGCACCGCGGCCGGCCCACGGGTCTGGTCGGTGGCCGGGTGTGCTGCGGGGCGGAGGACCGGCACGACCAGGTCGTGAAGGTCTCCGGGTACGCGCAGGCGGTCGGGAAGGTCCTGCCCGGGGTGCTGGTGCTGCCGCTCCTCGTCGTCCACGGCTCCCCGGTGGCCGGCGGCGGGTTCGAGGCCCCGGTGCCGGGCGGCACGGTGTGGGTGCTGGGCACGGAGCTGCTGGTACCCCGGCTGGCAAGTGCGGTACGAGGGGCACGCGATCCGCGGCGTGCGGCGCAGCTGGTGCAGAGGGTGGATTCCGTACTCCGCCCGTACACGGAGCAGCCCTGA
- a CDS encoding DUF6233 domain-containing protein, whose amino-acid sequence MSGGISDLDKNRALADWLEWQLRQVRGRIRELEIKEEQERRRREQAHAALRWKIQPQRSSSAALVHRGDCALYPVGGGFLDHEEALIALAEPDIEACQICRLETGLSNG is encoded by the coding sequence ATGTCCGGCGGCATATCCGACCTGGACAAGAACAGGGCCCTGGCCGACTGGCTGGAGTGGCAGTTGCGTCAGGTCCGGGGCCGGATCCGGGAACTGGAGATCAAGGAGGAGCAGGAACGGCGGCGCCGGGAGCAGGCGCATGCCGCGCTGCGGTGGAAGATCCAGCCGCAGCGGTCCTCGTCGGCAGCTCTGGTGCACCGCGGGGACTGTGCCCTGTATCCGGTCGGGGGTGGATTCCTTGACCATGAGGAAGCGTTGATTGCGTTGGCGGAGCCTGACATCGAGGCGTGCCAGATCTGCAGGCTTGAGACGGGGCTGAGCAACGGGTAG